In the Streptomyces sp. BHT-5-2 genome, one interval contains:
- a CDS encoding serine/threonine-protein kinase yields the protein MAGYRLLARLGEGGMGSVYLTRTRGNQPAALKVIRREFGRDADFRDRFEQEVRAARRVHGYHIVPVLDHDTGGELPWLATAFVPGLPLDEALRDGPLPLPAVFRLIGAAAGALGSVHAAGVVHRDLKPSNILLGPQGPYVIDFGIARAADATQLTRSGGFIGTPQYMSPEHASGEQVTPAADVFSLGLIAAVAATGRHPYGDGAAITVAARIANTAQAAPDLSGYPEALRPLLTRCLAADPGRRPTPAEVAEVCRTASGHGPRDFDGWLPDALAAEIARRERAARELPDPPPAAGPPPGHPPTQGPAGYTPTQGAGPHAAPTQGATGPVPPPPGPHAMPTMGPGAPAPAAGNRRGPVLRAALAAVALVAVVGVTWTLARGGGPGDRAADRHDSPTGPATPAPAHHKGGATGAPTATPDDSAGYQVAFKDRPFALRAPAAADFNYVDLDVPKVVPGAQNDESPYEISYVSVAGEGLTFRTPTGRSTGRTPQACLDGSHTDVLPKTMGREELDKGRTIHVGTLLCTETTDGNLAMIEITGMTPNTASEMPDYATKVTLWKKG from the coding sequence GTGGCCGGCTACCGGCTGCTGGCGCGGCTCGGCGAGGGCGGGATGGGCTCGGTGTACCTGACCCGCACCCGCGGCAACCAGCCCGCCGCGCTGAAGGTCATCCGCCGGGAGTTCGGCCGGGACGCGGACTTCCGCGACCGCTTCGAGCAGGAGGTCCGGGCCGCCCGGCGGGTGCACGGCTACCACATCGTACCGGTCCTCGATCACGACACCGGCGGCGAACTCCCCTGGCTGGCCACCGCGTTCGTCCCCGGCCTGCCGCTCGACGAGGCGCTGCGGGACGGCCCGCTGCCGCTGCCGGCGGTCTTCCGGCTGATCGGCGCGGCGGCCGGCGCGCTGGGCTCGGTGCACGCCGCCGGCGTCGTCCACCGCGACCTCAAGCCGAGCAACATCCTGCTCGGCCCGCAGGGCCCCTACGTCATCGACTTCGGGATCGCCCGGGCGGCCGACGCCACCCAGCTCACCCGCAGCGGCGGCTTCATCGGCACCCCGCAGTACATGTCCCCCGAGCACGCGAGCGGCGAGCAGGTCACACCCGCCGCCGACGTCTTCTCGCTGGGCCTGATCGCGGCGGTCGCGGCCACCGGCCGGCACCCGTACGGGGACGGCGCGGCCATCACCGTCGCCGCCCGGATCGCCAACACCGCGCAGGCCGCCCCGGACCTCTCCGGCTACCCCGAGGCGCTGCGCCCGCTGCTCACCCGCTGCCTGGCCGCCGACCCCGGGCGGCGGCCGACGCCCGCCGAGGTGGCGGAGGTGTGCCGGACGGCGTCCGGGCACGGGCCGCGGGACTTCGACGGCTGGCTGCCGGACGCCCTGGCCGCCGAGATCGCCCGCCGCGAGCGCGCCGCCAGGGAGCTTCCGGACCCGCCGCCGGCCGCGGGCCCGCCGCCCGGCCACCCCCCGACGCAGGGCCCCGCCGGCTACACCCCCACCCAGGGCGCGGGCCCGCACGCCGCCCCGACGCAGGGCGCCACCGGCCCCGTGCCCCCGCCGCCCGGCCCGCACGCGATGCCCACCATGGGCCCCGGCGCGCCGGCGCCCGCGGCCGGCAACCGGCGCGGCCCCGTGCTGCGGGCCGCCCTCGCCGCGGTGGCACTGGTCGCCGTGGTCGGCGTCACCTGGACCCTGGCGCGCGGCGGCGGCCCCGGCGACCGGGCCGCCGACCGGCACGACTCCCCCACCGGCCCGGCCACACCCGCCCCCGCACACCACAAGGGCGGCGCCACCGGCGCCCCGACCGCCACACCCGACGACAGCGCCGGCTACCAGGTCGCCTTCAAGGACCGCCCGTTCGCGCTGCGCGCCCCCGCCGCGGCGGACTTCAACTACGTCGACCTGGACGTGCCGAAGGTGGTGCCCGGCGCCCAGAACGATGAATCCCCCTACGAGATCTCCTACGTCTCGGTGGCCGGCGAGGGCCTGACGTTCCGCACCCCCACGGGCCGCAGCACCGGCCGGACCCCCCAGGCATGCCTGGACGGCTCGCACACCGACGTCCTCCCGAAGACCATGGGCCGCGAGGAACTGGACAAGGGCCGGACGATCCACGTCGGCACCCTGCTGTGCACGGAGACCACGGACGGCAACCTGGCGATGATCGAGATCACCGGGATGACCCCGAACACCGCGAGCGAGATGCCCGACTACGCGACGAAGGTGACGCTCTGGAAGAAGGGCTAG
- a CDS encoding TetR/AcrR family transcriptional regulator, with product MAKNGTESERGPAASGARRTPAGAAVLREDKTAAIRAAVFEELAAVGFARMSMEGIARRAGVGKTAVYRRWRSKLHLVLDVVSAVAAAGLPAPDTGTLRGDVRMVLEVAARALRHPMASQIIPDLLAEAARSPELAEALKAALHDSQEGVAAAVVARAVERGELPADVDHRLALDLLTGPLYWRLLVVRDEVPAGYLDALAGSVTAALGAE from the coding sequence ATGGCAAAAAACGGCACCGAGAGCGAGAGAGGCCCGGCGGCATCCGGGGCGCGCCGGACCCCGGCCGGCGCCGCCGTGCTGCGGGAGGACAAGACCGCCGCGATCCGTGCGGCGGTCTTCGAGGAGCTGGCCGCGGTCGGCTTCGCCCGGATGTCCATGGAGGGCATCGCCCGCCGGGCCGGGGTCGGCAAGACCGCCGTCTACCGGCGCTGGCGCTCCAAGCTGCACCTGGTCCTGGACGTGGTCTCCGCGGTCGCCGCGGCGGGGCTGCCGGCCCCGGACACCGGGACGCTGCGCGGCGACGTGCGGATGGTGCTGGAGGTCGCGGCCCGGGCGCTGCGGCATCCGATGGCCTCGCAGATCATCCCGGACCTGCTGGCCGAGGCGGCGCGCAGCCCGGAGCTGGCCGAGGCGCTCAAGGCCGCGCTGCACGACAGCCAGGAGGGGGTCGCGGCGGCGGTGGTGGCCCGGGCGGTGGAGCGCGGTGAACTGCCCGCGGACGTCGATCACCGGCTGGCGCTGGACCTGCTGACCGGGCCGCTGTACTGGCGGCTGCTGGTGGTCCGCGACGAGGTGCCCGCGGGCTATCTCGACGCGCTGGCCGGGTCGGTGACGGCGGCGCTGGGCGCGGAGTAG
- a CDS encoding ABC transporter permease, with the protein MPQTLAPPAPAPDPAPAGPAGPGSAPDPELRALAERHGLTVSGARPSLPEYTRQLWHRRHFITSFATAKLTAMYTTAKLGQLWQVITPLLNAGVYYLIFGVLIGTRKGVPDYIPYLVTGVFVFTFLQNSVMAGTRAISGSLGLVRALHFPRACLPISFCLAQLQQLLYSMAVLVVILLAFGQVPTGSWLLVFPALTLQFVFNTGLAMVMARLGSKTPDLAQLMPFIMRTWMYASGVMFSISVILKGKHLPQIVVVLLNGNPAAVYIDLMRFSLIDSFTKHQLPPHVWAFAAGWALLAGVVGYVYFWKAEEQYGRG; encoded by the coding sequence ATGCCCCAGACCCTCGCGCCCCCGGCTCCCGCCCCCGACCCGGCACCCGCCGGGCCGGCCGGCCCCGGCTCCGCACCCGATCCCGAGCTGCGCGCCCTGGCCGAACGCCACGGCCTCACGGTGAGCGGCGCCCGCCCCTCGCTGCCCGAGTACACCCGCCAGCTGTGGCACCGGCGGCACTTCATCACCTCGTTCGCCACCGCCAAGCTCACCGCGATGTACACCACCGCCAAGCTCGGCCAGCTGTGGCAGGTGATCACCCCGCTGCTCAACGCCGGCGTCTACTACTTGATCTTCGGCGTGCTGATCGGCACCCGGAAGGGCGTCCCGGACTACATCCCGTACCTGGTGACCGGCGTCTTCGTCTTCACCTTCCTGCAGAACTCGGTGATGGCCGGCACCCGGGCGATCTCCGGCAGCCTCGGCCTGGTGCGCGCGCTGCACTTCCCACGGGCCTGCCTGCCGATCTCGTTCTGCCTGGCCCAGCTCCAGCAGCTGCTCTACTCCATGGCCGTGCTGGTCGTCATCCTGCTGGCCTTCGGGCAGGTGCCCACCGGGTCCTGGCTGCTGGTGTTCCCGGCGCTGACCCTGCAGTTCGTCTTCAACACCGGCCTGGCGATGGTCATGGCGCGGCTGGGCAGCAAGACGCCGGACCTGGCGCAGCTGATGCCCTTCATCATGCGGACGTGGATGTACGCCTCCGGCGTGATGTTCAGCATCAGCGTGATCCTCAAGGGCAAGCACCTCCCGCAGATCGTGGTGGTGCTGCTGAACGGCAACCCCGCCGCGGTCTACATCGACCTGATGCGCTTCTCGCTCATCGACAGCTTCACCAAGCACCAGCTCCCGCCGCACGTCTGGGCGTTCGCGGCCGGCTGGGCGCTGCTCGCCGGGGTCGTCGGCTATGTGTACTTCTGGAAGGCAGAGGAGCAGTACGGACGTGGCTGA
- a CDS encoding ABC transporter ATP-binding protein, with translation MCTSGRQRSSTDVAEHIDGTRPTAADETRVPTVIADDLHIVYRVYGTGAGKGSATAALNRIVRRRPSAGVREVHAVKGVSFTAYRGESVGLIGTNGSGKSTLLKAVAGLLPAERGKVYTHGQPSLLGVNAALMNDLTGEKNVLLGGLAMGMSREQVRERYDDIVEFSGINEKGDFISLPMRTYSSGMAARLRFSIAAAKDHDVLLIDEALATGDRAFQKRSEARIRELREEAGTVFLVSHNNNSIRDTCDRVLWLEKGVLRMDGPTEEVLAAYEDFTHA, from the coding sequence ATGTGTACTTCTGGAAGGCAGAGGAGCAGTACGGACGTGGCTGAGCACATCGACGGCACCCGGCCGACGGCGGCGGACGAGACCCGCGTCCCGACCGTCATCGCGGACGACCTGCACATCGTCTACCGCGTCTACGGCACCGGCGCGGGCAAGGGCAGCGCCACCGCGGCACTCAACCGGATCGTGCGGCGGCGCCCCTCGGCGGGCGTGCGCGAGGTGCACGCGGTCAAGGGCGTCTCCTTCACCGCCTACCGCGGCGAGTCGGTCGGCCTGATCGGCACCAACGGCTCCGGCAAGTCGACCCTCCTCAAGGCGGTCGCCGGCCTGCTCCCCGCCGAGCGCGGCAAGGTCTACACGCACGGCCAGCCCTCGCTGCTCGGCGTCAACGCGGCCCTGATGAACGACCTCACCGGCGAGAAGAACGTCCTCCTCGGCGGCCTGGCGATGGGCATGTCCCGCGAACAGGTCCGCGAGCGCTACGACGACATCGTCGAGTTCTCCGGCATCAACGAGAAGGGCGACTTCATCTCGCTGCCGATGCGCACCTACTCCTCCGGTATGGCGGCCCGTCTGCGGTTCTCCATCGCGGCGGCCAAGGACCACGACGTACTGCTGATCGACGAGGCGCTGGCCACCGGTGACCGCGCCTTCCAGAAGCGCTCCGAGGCCCGCATCCGCGAACTACGCGAGGAGGCCGGCACCGTCTTCCTCGTCAGCCACAACAACAACTCCATCCGCGACACCTGCGACCGCGTCCTGTGGCTCGAAAAGGGCGTCCTCCGCATGGACGGCCCCACCGAAGAAGTCCTCGCCGCCTACGAGGACTTCACCCACGCGTGA
- a CDS encoding NAD-glutamate dehydrogenase yields MQTKLDEAKIELLARAARVGESSAGGKTPARGLDPDTLAGYLQRYYLHTAPEDLTDRDPVDVFGAALSHYRLAEHRPQGTASVRVHTPTVEENGWTCSHSVVEVVTDDMPFLVDSVTNELSRQGRGIHVVIHPQLTVRRDVTGKLIEVLDVNGDAHGPNGGGRTAERPHDAVTESWIHVEMDRETDRDDLKQITADLLRVLSDVREAVEDWDKMRSASLRIAEELPGEPIADDIRPQEVEEARELLRWLSDDHFTFLGYREYELASAPCEDGGEEDVLTAIPGTGLGILRSDPAHRESDAGHPVSPSFNRLPADARAKAREHKLLILTKANSRATVHRPSYLDYVGVKKFDKEGNVIGERRFLGLFSSAAYTESVRRVPVIRRKVAEVLDGAGFSPHSHDGRDLLQILETYPRDELFQTPPDQLRSIATSVLYLQERRRLRLYLRQDEYGRYYSALVYLPRDRYTTAVRLRLIDILKEELGGTSVDFTAWNTESVLSRLHFLIRVEPGTALSELTDADVDRVEARLVEAARSWADGFAEALTAEVGEERAAELLRRYAHAFPEGYKADNNPRSAVADLQHLEKLTGEAGRDFSVSLYEPVNAGPGERRFKIYRRGEPVSLSRVLPGLNCLGVEVTDERPHELRCADATLAWIYDFGLRMPEHVSGDDARERFQSAFTAVWTGTAESDNFNKLVLRAGLDWRQAMVLRAYAKYLRQAGSTFSQTYMEDTLSNNVHTTRLLVSLFEARMSPERQRAGTELIDGLLEELDGALDQVASLDEDRILRSFLTVIKATLRTNHYQQDSAGRPHSYLSLKLDPQAIPDLPAPRPAYEIWVYSPRVEGVHLRFGKVARGGLRWSDRREDFRTEILGLVKAQMVKNTVIVPVGAKGGFVGKQLPDPAQDRDAWLAEGIACYKTFISGLLDITDNLVAGEVVPPKDVVRHDEDDTYLVVAADKGTATFSDIANEVAESYGFWLGDAFASGGSAGYDHKGMGITARGAWESVERHFRELGHDTQTQDFTVVGVGDMSGDVFGNGMLLSEHIRLVAAFDHRHIFLDPKPDAATSYAERRRLFELPRSSWADYDTELLSQGGGIHPRSAKSIPINAQVRAALGIEPGVKKMTPADLMRAILKAPVDLLWNGGIGTYVKASTESHADVGDKSNDAIRVDGEDLRVKVVGEGGNLGLTQLGRIEFAAAGGKINTDAIDNSAGVDTSDHEVNIKILLNSVVADGDMTVKQRNKLLAEMTDEVGSLVLRNNYAQNTALALAIAQSSSMLHAQQRFMRRLVRDGHLDRALEFLPTDRQIRERLSAGRGLTQPETAVLLAYTKITVADELIQTALPDDPYLQHLLHAYFPTALRETFSEQVDGHALRREIVTTVLVNDTVNTGGTSFLHRMREETGASLEEVVRAHTAARAIFRLGQVWDDVEALDNVVAADVQTRIRLHSRRLVERGTRWLLNNRRQPLELSGTIDFFAERVAQVWAELPKLLQGSDVEWYQTILEELTDAGVPEPLAVQVSGFSSVFPALDIVAIADRTGKEPLAVAEVYYDLGDRLRINQLLDRILELPRNDRWQSMARASIREDLFAAHAALTSDVLSVGDGSATPEERFKAWEEANAAILSRARSTLEEIHGSEGFDLANLSVAMRTMRTLLRTHS; encoded by the coding sequence ATGCAGACCAAGCTGGACGAAGCCAAGATCGAGCTGCTCGCGAGGGCCGCCCGGGTAGGTGAGAGCTCGGCCGGGGGCAAGACCCCGGCCCGCGGACTGGACCCGGACACCCTCGCGGGATACCTCCAGCGCTACTACCTGCACACCGCCCCCGAGGACCTCACCGACCGCGACCCGGTCGACGTCTTCGGCGCCGCACTCTCCCACTACCGCCTCGCCGAGCACCGGCCCCAGGGCACCGCGAGCGTGCGGGTGCACACCCCGACCGTCGAGGAGAACGGCTGGACGTGCAGCCACTCGGTCGTCGAGGTGGTCACCGACGACATGCCGTTCCTGGTCGACTCGGTCACCAACGAGCTCTCGCGACAGGGCCGCGGCATCCACGTCGTGATCCACCCGCAGCTGACCGTCCGGCGGGACGTCACCGGCAAGCTGATCGAGGTCCTGGACGTCAACGGCGACGCGCACGGGCCCAATGGCGGCGGCAGGACCGCCGAGCGGCCGCACGACGCGGTCACCGAGTCCTGGATCCACGTCGAGATGGACCGCGAGACCGACCGGGACGACCTCAAGCAGATCACCGCGGATCTGCTGCGGGTGCTCTCCGACGTCCGCGAGGCCGTCGAGGACTGGGACAAGATGCGCTCCGCCTCCCTGCGGATCGCCGAGGAGCTGCCCGGCGAGCCGATCGCCGACGACATCCGCCCGCAGGAGGTCGAGGAGGCCCGCGAGCTGCTGCGCTGGCTCTCCGACGACCACTTCACCTTCCTCGGCTACCGCGAGTACGAGCTGGCCTCCGCGCCCTGCGAGGACGGCGGCGAGGAGGACGTCCTCACCGCGATCCCCGGCACCGGCCTGGGCATCCTGCGCTCCGACCCGGCGCACCGCGAGAGCGACGCCGGCCACCCCGTCTCGCCGTCCTTCAACCGGCTGCCCGCGGACGCCCGCGCCAAGGCCCGCGAGCACAAGCTGCTGATCCTCACCAAGGCCAACAGCCGCGCCACCGTCCACCGGCCCTCCTACCTCGACTACGTCGGCGTCAAGAAGTTCGACAAGGAGGGCAACGTCATCGGGGAGCGGCGCTTCCTGGGCCTGTTCTCCTCCGCCGCGTACACCGAGTCCGTGCGCCGGGTGCCGGTGATCCGCCGCAAGGTCGCCGAGGTCCTCGACGGCGCCGGCTTCAGCCCCCACAGCCACGACGGCCGCGACCTGCTCCAGATCCTGGAGACCTACCCGCGCGACGAGCTGTTCCAGACCCCGCCGGACCAGCTGCGCTCCATCGCCACCAGCGTGCTCTACCTCCAGGAGCGCCGCCGCCTGCGGCTCTACCTCCGCCAGGACGAGTACGGCCGCTACTACTCCGCCCTCGTCTACCTCCCGCGGGACCGCTACACCACCGCCGTCCGGCTGCGGCTGATCGACATCCTCAAGGAGGAACTCGGCGGCACCAGCGTCGACTTCACCGCCTGGAACACCGAGTCGGTGCTCTCCCGGCTGCACTTCCTCATCCGGGTCGAGCCGGGCACCGCGCTGTCCGAGCTCACCGACGCGGACGTGGACCGCGTCGAGGCCCGGCTGGTGGAGGCCGCCCGCTCCTGGGCCGACGGCTTCGCCGAGGCGCTGACCGCCGAGGTCGGCGAGGAGCGCGCCGCCGAGCTGCTGCGCCGCTACGCCCACGCCTTCCCCGAGGGCTACAAGGCCGACAACAACCCGCGCAGCGCGGTCGCCGACCTCCAGCACCTGGAGAAGCTCACCGGCGAGGCCGGCCGGGACTTCTCGGTCAGCCTCTACGAGCCGGTCAACGCCGGCCCCGGCGAGCGCCGCTTCAAGATCTACCGCCGGGGCGAGCCGGTCTCGCTGTCCCGGGTGCTGCCCGGCCTGAACTGCCTGGGCGTCGAGGTCACCGACGAGCGCCCGCACGAGCTGCGCTGCGCCGACGCAACCCTCGCCTGGATCTACGACTTCGGTCTGCGGATGCCCGAGCACGTCTCGGGCGACGACGCCCGCGAGCGCTTCCAGTCCGCGTTCACCGCGGTGTGGACGGGCACCGCCGAGAGCGACAACTTCAACAAGCTGGTGCTGCGGGCCGGCCTCGACTGGCGCCAGGCGATGGTGCTCCGCGCCTACGCCAAGTACCTGCGGCAGGCCGGCTCGACCTTCAGCCAGACGTACATGGAGGACACCCTCTCCAACAACGTCCACACCACCCGGCTGCTGGTCTCGCTCTTCGAGGCGCGGATGTCGCCGGAGCGCCAGCGGGCCGGCACCGAGCTGATCGACGGGCTGCTGGAGGAGCTGGACGGCGCCCTGGACCAGGTCGCCTCCCTCGACGAGGACCGCATCCTGCGCTCCTTCCTCACCGTCATCAAGGCGACCCTGCGCACCAACCACTACCAGCAGGACAGCGCGGGCCGGCCGCACTCCTACCTGTCCCTGAAGCTGGACCCGCAGGCCATCCCCGATCTGCCGGCGCCCCGCCCGGCGTACGAGATCTGGGTGTACTCGCCCCGCGTCGAGGGCGTCCACCTGCGCTTCGGCAAGGTGGCGCGCGGCGGTCTGCGCTGGTCGGACCGGCGGGAGGACTTCCGCACCGAGATCCTGGGCCTGGTCAAGGCGCAGATGGTCAAGAACACCGTCATCGTGCCGGTCGGCGCCAAGGGCGGCTTCGTCGGCAAGCAGCTGCCGGACCCGGCGCAGGACCGCGACGCGTGGCTGGCCGAGGGCATCGCCTGCTACAAGACCTTCATCTCGGGTCTGCTGGACATCACCGACAACCTCGTCGCCGGCGAGGTCGTCCCGCCCAAGGACGTCGTCCGGCACGACGAGGACGACACCTACCTCGTGGTCGCCGCCGACAAGGGCACCGCCACCTTCTCCGACATCGCCAACGAGGTCGCCGAGTCCTACGGCTTCTGGCTGGGCGACGCGTTCGCCTCCGGCGGCAGCGCCGGCTACGACCACAAGGGCATGGGCATCACCGCCCGCGGCGCCTGGGAGTCGGTCGAGCGGCACTTCCGCGAGCTGGGCCACGACACCCAGACCCAGGACTTCACCGTCGTCGGCGTCGGCGACATGTCCGGTGACGTCTTCGGCAACGGCATGCTGCTCAGCGAGCACATCCGGCTGGTCGCCGCCTTCGACCACCGGCACATCTTCCTCGACCCCAAGCCGGACGCGGCGACCTCGTACGCCGAGCGCCGCCGGCTGTTCGAGCTGCCGCGCTCCTCGTGGGCGGACTACGACACCGAACTGCTCTCGCAGGGCGGCGGCATCCACCCGCGGTCGGCCAAGTCCATCCCGATCAACGCCCAGGTGCGGGCGGCGCTGGGCATCGAGCCGGGCGTGAAGAAGATGACGCCGGCCGATCTGATGCGGGCCATCCTCAAGGCCCCGGTCGACCTGCTGTGGAACGGCGGCATCGGCACGTACGTGAAGGCGTCGACGGAGTCGCACGCCGACGTGGGCGACAAGTCCAACGACGCGATCCGGGTCGACGGCGAGGACCTGCGGGTCAAGGTCGTCGGCGAGGGCGGCAACCTCGGCCTGACCCAGCTGGGCCGGATCGAGTTCGCCGCGGCCGGCGGGAAGATCAACACCGACGCGATCGACAACAGCGCCGGCGTGGACACCTCCGACCACGAGGTCAACATCAAGATCCTGCTCAACTCCGTCGTCGCCGACGGCGACATGACGGTCAAGCAGCGCAACAAGCTGCTGGCGGAGATGACCGACGAGGTCGGCTCGCTGGTGCTGCGCAACAACTACGCGCAGAACACCGCGCTGGCGCTGGCCATCGCCCAGTCCTCCAGCATGCTCCACGCCCAGCAGCGCTTCATGCGCCGCCTGGTGCGCGACGGGCATCTGGACCGGGCGCTGGAGTTCCTGCCCACCGACCGGCAGATCCGGGAGCGGCTGAGCGCCGGGCGCGGCCTGACCCAGCCGGAGACCGCGGTGCTGCTCGCCTACACCAAGATCACGGTGGCCGACGAGCTGATCCAGACGGCGCTGCCGGACGACCCCTACCTCCAGCACCTGCTGCACGCCTACTTCCCGACCGCACTGCGGGAGACGTTCAGCGAGCAGGTCGACGGGCACGCGCTGCGCCGCGAGATCGTCACCACGGTGCTGGTCAACGACACCGTCAACACCGGCGGTACGAGCTTCCTGCACCGGATGCGGGAGGAGACCGGGGCGTCCCTGGAGGAGGTCGTCCGGGCGCACACCGCGGCCCGTGCGATCTTCCGGCTGGGCCAGGTCTGGGACGACGTCGAGGCGCTCGACAACGTCGTGGCCGCCGACGTCCAGACCCGGATCCGGCTGCACTCGCGCCGGCTGGTCGAGCGCGGCACCCGCTGGCTGCTCAACAACCGCCGCCAGCCGCTGGAGCTCTCCGGGACGATCGACTTCTTCGCGGAGCGGGTGGCGCAGGTCTGGGCGGAGCTGCCGAAGCTGCTACAGGGCAGCGACGTGGAGTGGTACCAGACGATCCTGGAGGAGTTGACCGACGCCGGGGTGCCGGAGCCGCTGGCCGTCCAGGTGTCCGGTTTCTCCTCCGTCTTCCCGGCGCTGGACATCGTCGCCATCGCGGACCGGACGGGCAAGGAGCCGCTGGCCGTCGCGGAGGTCTACTACGACCTCGGCGACCGGCTGCGGATCAACCAGCTGCTGGACCGGATCCTGGAGCTGCCGCGGAACGACCGCTGGCAGTCGATGGCCCGGGCCTCGATCCGCGAGGACCTCTTCGCGGCGCACGCCGCGCTCACCTCGGACGTGCTGTCGGTGGGCGACGGGTCGGCGACGCCGGAGGAGCGGTTCAAGGCGTGGGAGGAGGCGAACGCGGCGATTCTGTCGCGGGCGCGGTCCACGTTGGAGGAGATCCACGGGTCGGAGGGGTTCGACCTGGCGAACCTTTCGGTTGCCATGCGGACGATGCGGACGCTGTTGCGGACGCATAGCTGA
- a CDS encoding HAD family hydrolase, whose product MRKPAAHIVWDWNGTLFHDIDAVIAATNSAFAEIGLEPITLERYRELYCVPVPVFYERLMGRRPTEAEWLVMDATFHRHYTEQRVGCGLAEGAEALLAAWQGAGRSQSILSMFGHDELIPLVRGLGIASRFIRVEGRTGPSGGSKSAYMVRHLAALESVEPGRTVVIGDAVDDAVAARDAGAHAVLYTGGSHSRSSLAVAGVPVVDTLAEAVQVAEDLAA is encoded by the coding sequence ATGAGGAAGCCCGCCGCACACATCGTGTGGGACTGGAACGGCACCCTGTTCCACGACATCGACGCCGTGATCGCGGCGACCAACTCCGCCTTCGCGGAGATCGGTCTGGAGCCGATCACGCTGGAGCGGTACCGCGAGCTGTACTGCGTGCCGGTGCCGGTGTTCTACGAGAGGCTGATGGGCCGGCGGCCCACCGAGGCCGAGTGGCTGGTGATGGACGCCACCTTCCACCGGCACTACACCGAGCAGCGGGTCGGCTGCGGTCTCGCCGAGGGCGCGGAGGCGCTGCTCGCGGCCTGGCAGGGGGCCGGGCGGAGCCAGTCGATCCTCAGCATGTTCGGCCACGACGAGCTGATACCCCTGGTCCGCGGGCTGGGCATCGCCTCGCGGTTCATACGGGTCGAGGGCCGCACAGGGCCGTCCGGGGGTTCGAAGAGCGCGTATATGGTGCGTCATCTGGCGGCGCTGGAGAGCGTCGAGCCGGGGCGTACGGTGGTGATCGGGGACGCCGTCGACGACGCGGTGGCCGCGCGGGACGCCGGAGCCCACGCGGTGCTGTACACGGGCGGGTCGCACAGCCGGAGCAGTCTGGCGGTCGCCGGGGTGCCGGTGGTGGACACTCTCGCCGAGGCCGTGCAGGTCGCGGAGGATCTCGCGGCCTAG
- a CDS encoding DUF6912 family protein, translating to MRVYVPLTLSGLAEAHRSGELGTGPLLAYAVTPALREWYVSDDIEELEYAALNRAAQASLRLLAGHPEAPRRRVVVAVDVPDRSATVDPDRGLDQSALGEVRLAGPVPLSKAAAVHVDAADAAEDVAAAAAALGAADLGDDDAQFTVDGAEDHDLMWFGVQEIPQLLA from the coding sequence ATGCGTGTCTACGTCCCCCTGACGCTTTCCGGGCTCGCCGAGGCACACCGGAGCGGTGAGCTGGGGACCGGCCCGCTGCTCGCGTACGCCGTCACGCCCGCGCTGCGGGAGTGGTACGTCTCGGACGACATCGAGGAGCTGGAGTACGCGGCGCTCAACCGCGCGGCGCAGGCGTCGCTGCGGCTCCTGGCCGGGCACCCGGAGGCGCCCCGGCGGCGGGTCGTGGTGGCGGTGGACGTGCCGGACCGGAGCGCGACCGTGGACCCGGACCGCGGGCTGGACCAGTCCGCGCTGGGCGAGGTGCGGCTCGCCGGGCCGGTGCCGCTGTCGAAGGCCGCTGCGGTGCACGTGGACGCCGCGGACGCCGCGGAGGACGTGGCGGCGGCCGCGGCGGCGCTGGGCGCGGCCGACCTCGGCGACGACGACGCGCAGTTCACGGTCGACGGTGCCGAGGACCACGACCTGATGTGGTTCGGGGTGCAGGAGATCCCGCAGCTGCTGGCGTGA